In Camelus dromedarius isolate mCamDro1 chromosome 7, mCamDro1.pat, whole genome shotgun sequence, the sequence TGCTGAAAATTAGAGCATAAAATTAGCTGATATCTTAAATGCtaatgcattttacattttaactgttttatatCAGTAAGTCATTAAAATcggaggttttttaaaaattatcatcttCATTAAATAAAAGAGTATTTAATTGAGAACtagagtatttttttatttatttacatttattttccaagAGAGCTTTTCACATTGGGCTGTACATTTTCTCTCCTCCAAAATGCCCCAGAACAGTGCACTGCCCCCACTTTAATATGATttgttaaatctttaaaaatagagtgatgaaaaatgtcaaaataagcGTTAATGTGCAGTGCCGGTTTTGTTTTCCAGGTGGTTGTCCCTGCCGTCTCAGGCAGAGCAGGCGGTGATGTCCCTGTCCAGCGCGGCTTGCCCATTCCTGCTCACTTTACGCGACCGTCTACTTCAGCTGGAGCAGCAGCTTTGCTTCTCCTTATTTAAAGTTTTCTGGCAAATGCttgtggagaaactggatatATACATCTACCAAGAAGTAAGGAGTGGACTGTATCTGGGGCTGTGATGATAAAGGCAGCTGCTGTATGAATTGTCCTTTGTTTCAGATAATTCTTGCCAATCACTTCAATGAAGGAGGAGCGGCTCAGCTGCAGTTCGATATGACTCGgaatcttttccctttgttttcccaTTATTGCAAGAGGCCAGAGAATTATTTTAAACAGTAAGCTCAGTTTTTAACAATTCATTCTAATGTATCAGATTGTTAGAGGAggttgattccttttttttttaaacaactttaggGTTCCAgtgatgtaaaaatatatatagcatcaattaacaatttaaaatattcgTATACCAGTAATACAAGGTGTGACCTATGACCCCCCAAAATTGACCAGAACTGGATATAAATTATATGTTGGGCTGTGTTTTCTAAAATTTGGTTTAATGTTCCTATTTACTTATTACTGGGAAGTAAATAGAAAATGAAGCTAATGCAGTTCCACTGGATAACAGGCCAGGCctgaagaaaatttgttttcttaaacatCTGATATTAATGTTGGTTCTAAGTGTAGCTATAAATGTATGTTAGAAGTATTTTTAGAAATTGTTGATGTAAAATTTCAATTATTTAGGTTTCTGAGATTATAAAGTattccttttaaatataaaatgaaagggTTTTTTTGCTCATTTCAGTAAGGTATCTAtttgtgcttttttgttttagtgTTCTACCTatccttaattttctcttttcccataTCCTAATCTACCTAAAGTCTTAGCTACATTTAATAGACTGCTAGTATCAAGTATATTTTGGGAAGTTATGGTTACGTATTGAAAACAACAATCCTGTTACCTTACAGTAAGTCATCTAATGAAATATAAACTCTGTACATATACAGAGTTTACTGTACATATACAGTCAAAACACCTTAAAAGAGCCAAATAGTTAATCCATAAATAGTTTTTATAAAGGGCATATGCTGTTAGATTTTCAGAATGAAATTGTTATAGGATAATACAGATGATTTACATAATGGAGATCTCATTtcccttctgcttttttttttttaaacagtgtaaAAGAAGCCTGTATTGTTTTGAATTTGAATATTGGTTCTGCCTTACTTCTGAAGGATGTCTTGCAGTCAACTTCGGGGCAACCTCCTGCCACAGCGGCATTAAATGAAGTTGGAATTTACAAACTGGCTCAACAAGATGTTGAGATTCTACTTAATTTGAGAACAAACTGGCCTAACACTGGAAAATaaagtgtctttttttgttgttttggggtttttgggtttttatttgtttgtttgtttttaacaaagagaaagcCAGTTGGATTTCAAGTTATATGATCAAGTTCTCAAATAATGAAACTGGACAAATGAAAACTTTATACAATCATTTATTATCTTGGACTTACAGTGTTATTAAAATGCTGACCATATTTCCTGAGTCCTCTTGTtcctaagaaaacaaacacaaaaaggtCAGAAACCATGAAAACTCAGATATTCAAATATAAATGATGAATGTCTGTTGACTAACATACAAGAGCAGAGATAATATATTACAACTGACTTTTAATTTCCTATGCCAATTAAGGGAGACTGTTGTAGATAATCTAAAAcagcaaataaatttttaaaaaatcactttaagatgtatgtttataattgaagttcctatagttcaGAAATTCATTGTATTTCCCATAAGAAAACACATTATGAGATGGTAACTGAAATAGGATTGCGCTCATTTTCCACAAATGAACTTCCATTTAGAATACTTCCTAGTTCCACTCCATGTGACAATGGACAACCTTTGCTTTGTGGATCAAACATTTCAGGTAGAGCACCGTGCTTCAATCTTTCCCTGGGGTAGGGAATGTAATTAAATTTTCAGTTGAATATTTATATAACTAATGATGAGATGAGAatcttaaactttcttttttcttctaactttTCCTTGACCTTGGACTgtgttaaataaaactttttaacaaACTGAGCTAGATTAGCTAGAGGCTGCTACAGCTATCAAATTTtattacagtgtttttttttctgacagcATTTAGTTAGTACTTTTCATGCTGTAATACTTCAAAATTTTCAGGCTGGTATGCTATGTAAACtactaataaatatttactttgtgAGAAGTCATTTTGAGGAGGTATTTTGAGAGAAATTTtattaatctatattttataCAAAGATTTTCCAACTAATGTATTGAGCTGAAAGCTTTTCTGTTAGTTCTTCTAGCAGACTGGGGCTTCTCTACCTCACTCTTTGAGAACTGCTGGGGTTTCCCATTGAGAAAAGAATGCAGGTGCCTCTAGCTCTTCCTAACTCCAGCATCTTCGCCTTTCCCGCCATCCAGACTTAGAGACTACTGTCAGCCTTCTCTGTCCTCATTTTCTAGTCAGCTGAAAGTTTCAGGGAATGAAATGTTTCTATCACAAGGTAGGaagctctgtttttaaaatacattaattgtACTTAGAAATCATGCCACGTTATTTAAATactagtcatttaaaaataaacttacactTCACGCCGGAATTTTTCCAAAGTTATTCCATGTCCATCATCTTTTAAAACTTCATCTGCAGTACACAGACCCAGAGTTTTCAGGGCTATGGGAGTCAgaataagaaggaaggaaaatttacAACATGAGAATTTGTTTCAGCTAGACAAAGTTATGGAATGACCATGAACCATTAGCTCAATCTGTAGAAGATACTGACCTTCTTTATACTGGATAAATGATATGATGCCTTTATTCGAGGAATCCATCATCTCAAACATAGCCACAATGTTAGAGTTATCCATAAAGAAAGGGAAGGCCACGCCTGTTAGTTTGGCAATTCTCAGCTGTTCCAATATAGATATTAAATACTCTCTTGgtttttctgtaaaagaatgGTTCCAGTTCTTTctgatttgaaattaaaaaaagtcaCATGTGGAAATAGTCATGTAACGATTATTAAATATGTCTGAAGTACTACACTAGGTACTGGGAATATAGGCATTGCTTGCAGGAAAGTCAAGACATTGGACAATTAAGTAATAACACACAAAAGTACTCTACTccagatgactgaataaaaatgTCCAGAGATTGGacctgcacattttttaaaaaagctcctTAGGTGACTCCAATTTACAGACAGTTGAAAACTCCTCAAAAGGAACAGCATGATGCAGGTAAGGTCAactaaaagaagggaaaaatatatagACTTAAAAGAACAAACACTTAGATTAATACAGTCCTCCAATAAGGAAGCATAAATGTTCATTTCTAACATAAAGGCAGCATTTTGGATAAATAGGCTATCATCTTTCATTGAaggaatgtgaaaaatgaaataccAAGATCAATCCACTTTCCAGAAGTAATGCAGGTTAGTTACGAtaataaaagaagcaaaaagaagtAAAGTGGTATGGCTTAGATGGTGAGTGCCACATCTGCTCCATCACTGTACTTTAATCCCaggatttacatatatattattttaaaaacttacatcACTGAGAATTTCATACACATATAAAAGCAGACAGAAAAGTATAATGAACTCATCACCAACTTCAACTGTGGCCAGTCTTATTTCACCATAATCTCACCTAGTTCCCCTCTTCCTGTATTATTTCGAAGTAAATCACAGCATCATATTTCATTAATGAATGTTTGAATGTGCATCACTAAAAGATAAggaccctctttctcttttttgttgagGTACAGTTGTCATGTAACATTGTGTTAGCTTAAGGCGTATGACATTTTGGTTTGTGCTAGCCAATATTTCTATCACATCACAAATGATTATTGCTTTTTTGTGATGGGAACAATTAAGATCTAGTGTCTTAGCAAGGTTGATGTTTACAACACAGCTTGGTTCTCtgtaatcactatgctgtgcattagagCTCTAGGACTTAGTTATCTGCTAGTTGCAAATTTGTATCCTTAAACAACATCTTTCCTATCCCCCGCCCCCCAGcatctggtaaccaccattctaacTGAttttatgagtttggctttttaagattccatatgtaagtgacagcatacagtatttgacttatttcacttagcacaatgtcctcaaggtccacccatgaCAGCCAGTCTAACAGGTGTGAGTTaatagctcactgtggttttaattttcatttcccgaTGATTCATGATAtagagcaccttttcatgtacctgttggccatttggatgtcttcttaggaaaaatgtcttatttagttcctctgcccatttttactcattggttttttattgttgttattgagATATGAGTTCttcacatattttggatattagccccttatcatatatatgatttgcaaatattttctcccattccataggttgccttttcattttgttgactgcttcttttgctgtgcagaagtttcaAAGTTTAATTTAATCTCacttgttaatatttgcttttattgtttgtgtttttggtgtcatatccaaaaataactgccaagaccaatgtcatggAGCTTCtttcctatgttttattctaggaattttacagtatcaggttttatgtttaagtctttgatccattttgagttagtttttgtgaacGGTGTTAggtaggggtccaatttcatttttctgcatttgGTTATTCAGTTTTCTcaataccatttgttgaagagggAATTCTGTTTTCATGTTACCACAATACGATTCTCTTGATGTAATTAACATATCTAACAAAATTCTTAATATTATCAAATAGCCAGGCATTATTCAATCTTCCAGTTGTCTCACAAATGTTGTCAATTGTAAACactctttaaaaatcaataatcaaATAGAGTTCACACATTGTAACAGGttatgttttgaaatctctcttgataaaagtttctcttcaatttatttcactCCTTGGAATAATGTGTTGAAACTAGAAGcagacagactttttttttatctaaCATAGTGTATTTTTGTGCAATTTTAAATACACTACAGCAGCAAATAGTTCCTAACGCAATCACATCATGTATGTAGTCTTCTGTCATTTCTTCCTGTACTACATATAAAAGTCAGAAAAACGGCCTAGTTTGAATTTCAGCTCactacatttctttttaaggctagAATACGTAAATAATGCTAATGAAAGTTGGTATGTTACTTTGATGAAATTTATTGCTGTATTGCCTTCAGATTACATGAAGTGCTAtaatgtttaaatttgcattctaTAATTTACACTCCACCTGcttctaaaaatgttttgaacatgcttacaacagaaatatatataataaagatacagactttttaaaatatgaagggaAGAGCCAAATGTACTAACCACTTAAGTTGCATAAATGTCAGCTGATAATGACAATCAGTTCTTCAAGGGAGATAAACTTCGAGTATAATGTCTCAATactaatagctaatatttattgagcccttactaCGTGCCTGGTACTATGCTAAGCATTTTCTATGGATTActtcatttacttctcacaacagtcacttgctcaaggccacacagccagtgtGAACCTAGGCAATGTACTTCTAAGCTTGCAGACATGACCGATCACACTCTACTAACTCAACATGAGAAGCATCAGCAAACCCAAATCTAGTCAGTCATGATGATCCTAGTCTTTTTCCTCAAAAGCGCTCAAATTCATCTTACCCGCACCACTACCACAGCAGTATCTCTCACCTCAGTTACTACAAgtgcatcctttaaaaaaaaattctaatttatttaaagtCACCCCCTAAAAATGTACACTCCCTCCTTCCACAGCACAGAGTTGTCACTGGGAATGACTGCCCAGCCAGGGGCTCTATTTCCCAGTAAACCCCAGGTAAGGCCAGATTTTCCTGCCAAAGGACTTCAGATTACGGCAGATTTTACTGTTAAATGAGTTATGAAAATCTGTTGGTTTTTAGAGCTTTTAGAatttggggatcaaagatgtgGGATTGTGGAAGTGTTCCCACTACAGTAACAGCCCGACCACACCGTCAAGTGTTACGTTCCATAACCCTGTTACAATTCCAAGGTTTTCTGAGACACTGAGACACTGCCAGGAGCTTTGCAAAGACCCAAAATAGACAGTGATTCTTCCTAAGCATTAATCATCCTCTGCTGAGTAATATGAAACATTAGGAAACGGTAGCTCCCCCATACAGGGAGGATACACTCCAAGACCCCCAGTAGATGGCTGAAACCACAGACAGTACTGAACACTATCTatactacatttttttcctacacaaacatatacctatgataaagtttaatttataaattaggcacaataGAAGattaacaataactaataataattatatcaacataccataataaaagttatatgaaTGTGATCTCTCTCAAAATCCCTTAAggtacaaatttaatgccttttccatcttaaacAAGCACTTATCACACTGTGCTGTAACTTGCAGTTTGAGTGAGGTGCAAACAGCAAACCTCACATgaatttctttctcctccttcacaATTTCACAAATAGGTTTGTTCTTATCACAGATCTTACAAACctcagcatatgatttttttctttccttattgagGACTTTTACcctttcacttaaaggaagcattTTATGGAGCCTCTCTGGCATATCCatattgccagcatcactactcttgcaCTTTGGGGCAATTATTCAGTAAAATAAGGGTCACTTGAGCACAGGCACTGCAATATCACCACAGTCAGTCTGGCAGCTGAGATGGCTGCTAAGTGACTAAGGGGTGGATGTGCTGGACAAAGGGACAATTCGCAGCCTGGGCAGGATGGCATGAGATTTCATCAACACTACTCAGAAGAGTgagaaatttaaaacttatgaattgtttatttctggaattttccacttaatattttcagactgcaGTTTACTGCAGGTAACCAAAACCGATGAAAACAAAACCACGGCTATGAGGGGACACTAGTGTATCTGCAGAAGAACAAAACTCATTAATTTTTTAGATGAAACAAGTGACTTCAAAGCAACTTGCTATGCAGCATCAGGATAAGGTCTCAGACACTACAGGTATGGGTCCCCTGTCCCCTGCCACCAGGGGGGCTTGGGTGGAAACTCTGAATAAGCACACCTACACAGTGAGTGAGGGCAGGGCGGCTGAGCAGTCAGCCCAGCCTGGAGCAGGAAGACagagctgggggagagggtgCGGGTGGTGACTACCTGATGAGTGTAAATGTAGTGAGAGGGGATCTCTACTTGTGACAAAAAGAGGATATGAATAAATTGGTGATAATTACACAGAAAATTTAAGCCAacatataaaatgtatcattaacTTCCAGGAAAACAACAAAGGCAATGTAATTATAGCACACTATATGCACTAGCTGTGGATATCTGCctgataataataatgtaaattcTGAATACCGATCATACCAAAATTGTGTTCTATCGGGTCGATGGGGTGAGTGGGAACAGGTatgagtgtgtgagtgtatgcGTGTACTTTTGGAATTGTAGTGACCACCGTAAGGGAACTTTTAACTTAGAGAAGTCCACTTAAGAGGCACCCTTAAAAGAGAGGATCCCAAACCTCTCAGAGACAATGAAATGCACTCTTTGGTTGGTATGCAGAAGCCTCTAAGAGAAAAAATAACTCCAAAAATAGCTCTAAAAGGTTTCTCACAGCctgcaaataaaaaatttttggtgAAAAGACATCGGCCATCTCAGCAGGTAATCTTAGCTTAGTCTACTTGCCAGAAACACAATTTGGATCCAActattcttttaagttttgtatTATGGTCCCCAAGAcatgactaaaatttaaaatgaaagctaTAAAATCTCtgtttgtgtctatttctgttaaGGAATTTgccaataagaaaaataacttaagataaaaataaataaataagagaaaatttaagaTAATGGTTGACTGTTTAATGTCTAATCCAAGTATAATTGTTAAAAGCCAAgcgttttaaataaatgtaaatataagttTATACTAAGTTAAACTAAATAATGGATATTCATTCAATATCTAGATCATTTCCAGAGAAGATAATATACTGACATATTGATTGCTAAACATAAATTTATCTACTTTTGGCTTTTTAACTTTTACAAAGAGACAAAGAATATTTGGGTCTATTGGTACATTTTTGCCACATTAAAAATTGTACTGTAAAAAACACATCTCTAAAAAGTATACTTTTTTAtgattatgtatttataaatttgcTAATCTACTATGGAATGCTAATATATGATAGTTCACAATTGCCTGCCTCCTAGTTTTTACTGGAAAGCGAAGACTACAAAcagttaaattttattattaacatgtacaaatagaaatattagaaaaaataagagTG encodes:
- the EFCAB10 gene encoding EF-hand calcium-binding domain-containing protein 10, whose amino-acid sequence is MGANSSRELEARNYLEKHQIIELLNFLTSALLFFRPEKPREYLISILEQLRIAKLTGVAFPFFMDNSNIVAMFEMMDSSNKGIISFIQYKEALKTLGLCTADEVLKDDGHGITLEKFRREVNKRTQEIWSAF